From a single Salvia splendens isolate huo1 unplaced genomic scaffold, SspV2 ctg863, whole genome shotgun sequence genomic region:
- the LOC121791646 gene encoding CASP-like protein IN26, with translation MLKSPVVAVVVIVTSKETVNSRDAKFNHSPALIYFVAALSVAGLYSIITTLLSFYTLLKPGFCPQLLSHFLIVDVLLLGIVSAATGSAGAIAYTGLKGNSHLGWGKVCNVYDKFCTYVGASVAVSLFASVVLALLILLSLYSISKKIPK, from the exons ATGTTGAAATCTC ccGTGGTGGCGGTTGTGGTGATTGTTACCAGCAAGGAAACAGTGAATTCAAGAGATGCCAAATTCAACCACTCACCAGCTCTCAT ATACTTTGTAGCAGCACTCTCAGTTGCGGGGTTGTACAGCATCATCACCACACTCTTGTCATTTTATACTCTCCTCAAACCTGGCTTCTGCCCACAACTCTTATCTCATTTCCTCATTGTTGATGTT CTACTGCTAGGAATTGTTAGCGCAGCAACTGGATCGGCAGGTGCGATTGCTTACACCGGTTTGAAGGGAAATTCTCATCTGGGATGGGGTAAAGTTTGCAATGTTTATGACAAGTTTTGTACATATGTCGGAGCTTCCGTTGCTGTCTCGCTCTTTGCCTCGGTTGTGCTTGCTCTCCTCATTCTCCTTTCTCTCTACTCTATCTCCAAGAAGATCCCAAAATAG